From the genome of Campylobacter concisus:
AAAGCGATCGATTGAAAGTTTATCAAGAGCGATTGCATATTTGCCAACTGGTTTTGCTGATTTGCCTTCCATTGTATCAAGGTGGCCGATATTGTAGTGAACATTTATCTTATCAAGCACTTTTAAATTTTTATAGTCCCATTTTACGATTTGACTATCAACGTAAAGTGAAGTATAAAGTACGCCATCTTGTGAGTCAAATGATGTATGCAGTGGTCCAAGGCCAAGTTCGACTTGTCCGTGCATTGACTTTTCTCTATCTAAGATAGGAATTCCGTATGGGTCAGTGCCAGCATACTCTTTTTTATCAATTAGCTCTTTGATCTTTCTAAAGTCATAAACTGATGCGTGAGTATCAAGCTTACCGCCAATAATAATGTATCTACCATCTGGGCTTACGTCACAACCATGTGGACTCTTTGACTCTGGGATCAAAAATAGCGCACCTGCTTTTACAGCAGCATCTATTGTAACTACCTTGTGGCCATTTATAACTTTATAGTTTTTCTTGTCTTGAACAAGTTTTTCTAAAATTTTCCAGTTATAAACGTGTAAGAAGTCAGTGTCATTTCTACTTGCACCTGCTTCAAATGGAGGAAGACCTTTTTCGATACCACCAGTATACATCTCAGTATTTATTGAGTTTGTAAAGCCCCAGCCGTAGCTCTCACCCTTACCAGCGTCGCTTAGATCTTGCCAGTATGGTGGAAGCTCAAGAGAGAACGACTCTTTCTCATCGATCTTGCCTTTTGGATAGTCAAATTTCCAAAAAGTTACAGCACCTCTATAGACTGCTTCATAGTCGTCTATTGAGTGGTAGTTGTTATCAAGTGGAGCTGCATATTGACTAGCTTCGATAACATACTCGCTATTTGGAGTAATGAAGCTACCGCCGTGCTCACTCTTCATAATAGGGTTTACAACGATTTGAGTTGTCTCAAAGTCATGCAAATTTATAACTGCGATTCTTGGGTTAGCTTTATCGTTGATAAATAGATAATCACCAACATACTCACCATTTTTCTCACTGAAATTTGGGTGATGTGTATCGCCCCATGTTATCTCTTTGCCCCTGATGTTGCCTTGTTTCAAAACAGCTTTTGACTCATTGTCATAGCCATATCCTTGCCAAGGCTCTGGCGTGAAAACGCCGATGTATTTATAAATTCTCATCGACGGAACGCCATAAACTAGCACTTGACCGCTTTGCCCGCCAGATGAAAAGACGATGAAATCATCTTTTTTACCGCTAGGCTGATAAGTTTTAGCAGCTGCAAGAACATCTTTTTCGCTTAGCCCGCGCTCTTTCATGACTTTTTCAAGGTCACTACTAGCAGCACAAGCAGTAGTTAAAGATAGCCCAAGCAACGCAGCACTTGCGACACAAAATAACTTTTGCATTTACTCTCCTTTTTAAAATGAATTTATCTCTAAACTCTTTATCTCATTGTCTAAATTTACGCCATTTAAGACGCCTTTATCTATAAAAATTCTTTTTATCTCATTGCTAAAAAGAACCTTTTGTCCTTTTAGTTTAAGATCTTTGTCAAATTTATAAACTACTCCATCCCCATCGCCTATAAAAATTTCATCCTCCATACACGCAAGAGCTGAAATTTTAGATTTTAAAACTTGCTTTTTAATTCCACTTTTAAAATCTAAAATTTCTCCATCTCTAAAGCCAAGCAAAATATCATTCCCCTTAAATTTACAGGCGCTAAGCGGAGCAAAGCCAACACGTTTTTTCTCTTTTAAATTAAGCTCTTTATCAAGCAAAAATGCTTTGCCATTAAAGCTCGTAAAAAATAGTTCGTCATCAATTGGCAAAAGACTTGAAATTTTATAAACATCTTTATAATTTTTAGTTAAAAGTTTATTTAGGTTTTTATCAAAAACGCCTATGCTGACTTCATTTGCCATATCGCAAGCTACGTAAATTTTATTTTTAATTGCCGTAATTTGTGAAATTTTACAGCCGACATTTGGCATAGCAAATAAGAAATTTCTCTCATTTGCCACTTCAATAATCTCATTGTTTAAATTTGCGATATAAAAGAATTCTCCATCATTTCCGCACTCTTGATTTTTATAAATCGTATCTTTTAGATCCAAATTTTTAATCTGCCCATCTTTTATAAAAACAATGCTTTGGTTGCTTTCAT
Proteins encoded in this window:
- the nosZ gene encoding Sec-dependent nitrous-oxide reductase, translating into MQKLFCVASAALLGLSLTTACAASSDLEKVMKERGLSEKDVLAAAKTYQPSGKKDDFIVFSSGGQSGQVLVYGVPSMRIYKYIGVFTPEPWQGYGYDNESKAVLKQGNIRGKEITWGDTHHPNFSEKNGEYVGDYLFINDKANPRIAVINLHDFETTQIVVNPIMKSEHGGSFITPNSEYVIEASQYAAPLDNNYHSIDDYEAVYRGAVTFWKFDYPKGKIDEKESFSLELPPYWQDLSDAGKGESYGWGFTNSINTEMYTGGIEKGLPPFEAGASRNDTDFLHVYNWKILEKLVQDKKNYKVINGHKVVTIDAAVKAGALFLIPESKSPHGCDVSPDGRYIIIGGKLDTHASVYDFRKIKELIDKKEYAGTDPYGIPILDREKSMHGQVELGLGPLHTSFDSQDGVLYTSLYVDSQIVKWDYKNLKVLDKINVHYNIGHLDTMEGKSAKPVGKYAIALDKLSIDRFSPVGPLHPQNHQLIDITGAKMDLIYDMPIPLGEPHDVVSIAASKLSPALTYNMGTNSRTGEASPYATLAGQERVERNGKNVTVYATMIRSHINPEHIEVNKGDNVTIHLTNLERAQDETHGFGIDLYNIHASLEPGKTASVNFVADMEGVFPYYCTEFCSALHLEMMGYLLVKDPSKKYESAKNNKLKTLSPEALKAEYDKVIATNKATDDVIQEVVKYLKEKHYEKYPKVKALVDDALDQYGHIKEVKAKADEAYKKGDVNGAILWEYQVWQYMVKTADVGLRAKNNLAKEIATPMSPAAAKGEEAYLKGGCNGCHVIGQVSSGPDLTGVLLRHENGEKWVAEFIKDPAKFYNDDYIKSMIDYFNLRMPNQHMSDEEIKNIIEYLKWVDENAGM
- a CDS encoding ATP-dependent protease, with protein sequence MRFLLCISLFLITAFTQQLGCFINESNQSIVFIKDGQIKNLDLKDTIYKNQECGNDGEFFYIANLNNEIIEVANERNFLFAMPNVGCKISQITAIKNKIYVACDMANEVSIGVFDKNLNKLLTKNYKDVYKISSLLPIDDELFFTSFNGKAFLLDKELNLKEKKRVGFAPLSACKFKGNDILLGFRDGEILDFKSGIKKQVLKSKISALACMEDEIFIGDGDGVVYKFDKDLKLKGQKVLFSNEIKRIFIDKGVLNGVNLDNEIKSLEINSF